The Actinomycetes bacterium genome has a segment encoding these proteins:
- a CDS encoding PfkB family carbohydrate kinase translates to MILCVCLSPAVDLTYRVDQLVVGSTNRVGTVSSRPGGKAVNVARILRQLGEPVEVLLPLGGPGGGDLARGLADLGVPTSAVHSGAPTRRTVTVVDETSGCVTVLVEPAEIDCWPELLGAFSAALVSARVVVISGVVPSGVPKDAMSTLVELAKAAEVPVVVDTSGPALLDALSAGPTVVKPNAEELALASPIGEPVAAARELSEMHGTVVVASLGPDGVIAAASGRVWAATPATVLEGNATGAGDAVVAGLARALRVDPVATDLRETLRDCVGLASAAVLSPVAGEVDLEVYAAQREGVLVRDLGGVAG, encoded by the coding sequence GTGATCCTCTGCGTCTGCCTGAGCCCGGCCGTCGACCTCACCTACCGCGTCGACCAGCTCGTGGTGGGGAGCACCAACCGGGTCGGAACCGTGTCGTCCAGGCCGGGGGGCAAGGCCGTCAACGTCGCGCGGATCCTGCGCCAGCTCGGTGAACCGGTCGAGGTCCTCCTCCCCCTCGGCGGTCCCGGCGGGGGCGATCTCGCGCGCGGGCTCGCCGATCTGGGCGTCCCCACCTCCGCCGTCCACAGCGGCGCTCCCACCCGGCGGACCGTGACCGTCGTCGACGAGACGAGCGGCTGCGTCACTGTGCTCGTCGAGCCGGCCGAGATCGACTGCTGGCCTGAGCTGCTCGGGGCCTTCTCGGCTGCGCTGGTCAGCGCTCGGGTGGTCGTCATCAGCGGCGTCGTCCCGTCCGGCGTCCCGAAGGACGCGATGAGCACTCTCGTCGAGCTGGCCAAGGCTGCCGAGGTCCCGGTCGTCGTCGACACCAGTGGGCCTGCCCTCCTCGACGCGTTGTCCGCCGGCCCGACCGTGGTCAAGCCGAACGCCGAGGAGCTCGCCCTGGCGTCGCCGATCGGCGAACCCGTCGCCGCGGCACGCGAGCTCTCGGAGATGCACGGGACCGTCGTGGTGGCGTCGCTGGGTCCCGACGGTGTCATCGCCGCTGCATCCGGTCGGGTGTGGGCGGCGACGCCAGCGACGGTTCTCGAGGGCAATGCGACGGGCGCCGGAGACGCCGTCGTGGCAGGTCTCGCGCGCGCTCTGCGCGTGGACCCGGTAGCGACCGACCTCAGGGAGACGTTGCGCGACTGCGTGGGCCTGGCCTCTGCCGCCGTGCTGAGCCCGGTGGCCGGTGAGGTGGACCTCGAGGTGTACGCCGCACAGCGCGAGGGAGTGCTCGTCCGCGATCTCGGTGGTGTCGCCGGATGA
- a CDS encoding sugar isomerase, whose amino-acid sequence MTTDALPHVSREILGQPGAWTTARDLAADVAESLPQTGERVAVIGCGTSWFMAAAYAALREDAGAGETDAFAASQFPAGRSYDRVVAISRSGTTTEVIRAVRTTSAPVVAITAVPGSPVTQVTPRSIVLDFADEESVVQTVFATTALMLLRVSLGEDVDPVIAQAVSVLEGKDPVSPDAQVATQISFLGQGWAYGIAQEAALKMREAAQAWTEAYLQMEYRHGPIAIAEPGRAVWVFGEPREGIADDVRATGAVLVADGLDPLADLIRVQQLAVRRAEQLRLDPDRPRSLTRSVVLAEGPPA is encoded by the coding sequence ATGACGACCGACGCACTCCCACACGTCAGCCGCGAGATCCTCGGCCAACCTGGGGCGTGGACCACGGCGCGGGACCTGGCCGCTGATGTCGCGGAGAGCCTTCCCCAGACCGGCGAACGCGTCGCCGTCATCGGCTGCGGGACGTCGTGGTTCATGGCCGCGGCCTATGCGGCGCTGCGCGAGGACGCGGGAGCGGGGGAGACGGATGCGTTCGCAGCCAGCCAGTTCCCGGCGGGGCGTTCGTACGACCGGGTAGTGGCGATCTCGCGCTCGGGCACGACCACCGAGGTGATCCGGGCGGTACGAACCACGTCCGCACCGGTCGTGGCCATCACCGCGGTGCCGGGCTCGCCCGTCACGCAGGTCACGCCCAGATCCATCGTGCTGGACTTCGCCGACGAGGAGTCGGTGGTGCAGACGGTGTTCGCCACGACGGCGTTGATGCTGCTCAGGGTGTCCCTCGGGGAGGACGTCGATCCCGTGATCGCTCAGGCAGTCTCGGTTCTCGAGGGCAAGGACCCCGTTTCCCCGGACGCCCAGGTCGCCACGCAGATCTCCTTCCTTGGGCAAGGTTGGGCCTACGGGATCGCCCAGGAGGCGGCCCTCAAGATGCGCGAGGCCGCCCAGGCGTGGACGGAGGCATACCTTCAGATGGAGTACCGGCACGGGCCGATCGCGATCGCTGAGCCCGGGCGGGCGGTGTGGGTGTTCGGCGAGCCCCGCGAGGGCATCGCGGACGACGTCAGGGCCACCGGCGCCGTGCTCGTGGCGGACGGCTTGGACCCGCTGGCCGACCTGATCCGCGTCCAGCAGCTCGCCGTCCGTCGCGCCGAACAGCTGCGGCTCGACCCGGACCGGCCGCGCAGCCTCACCCGCTCCGTCGTGCTGGCCGAGGGCCCGCCCGCGTGA